One genomic region from Sphingomonas crocodyli encodes:
- a CDS encoding Tim44/TimA family putative adaptor protein — MATIVILAMVFLFVAFRLWSVLGRRTGHEQTIARPAEAAPAPIAAGRSLPDAAAPTAPGRPALVEPRAETGLRAIQSAESHFDPAHFVEGARSAYRMILEAYWNEDLDTLRNLTGDSVYEAFADAIAQRKEAGQKLDNRLVTIENAVIEQAALSGRQASITVRFEADIAAVTRDTEGTVIAGSLTDAVPTHDVWTFAREVKSDDPNWVLIETDEAA; from the coding sequence GTGGCCACGATAGTCATTCTCGCGATGGTGTTTCTGTTCGTCGCGTTCCGCCTGTGGAGCGTGCTGGGCCGCCGTACCGGCCATGAGCAGACCATTGCGCGCCCCGCCGAGGCCGCACCCGCGCCGATCGCGGCGGGCCGTTCGCTGCCCGACGCGGCTGCGCCGACCGCTCCGGGTCGCCCCGCACTGGTCGAGCCGCGCGCCGAAACCGGCCTGCGCGCCATCCAGTCGGCCGAATCCCATTTCGATCCGGCGCACTTCGTCGAAGGCGCGCGTTCGGCCTATCGCATGATCCTCGAAGCCTATTGGAACGAGGATCTGGATACGCTGCGCAACCTGACGGGCGATTCGGTGTATGAGGCGTTTGCCGATGCGATCGCGCAGCGCAAGGAAGCCGGGCAGAAGCTCGACAACCGGCTGGTCACGATCGAAAACGCCGTGATCGAGCAGGCGGCGCTCAGCGGCCGTCAGGCGAGCATCACCGTGCGTTTCGAAGCCGATATCGCGGCCGTGACGCGCGACACCGAAGGTACTGTCATCGCCGGTTCGCTGACCGATGCCGTGCCGACCCACGACGTCTGGACCTTCGCGCGCGAAGTGAAGTCGGACGATCCCAACTGGGTGCTGATCGAAACCGACGAGGCCGCGTGA
- a CDS encoding class I SAM-dependent methyltransferase — MTKDAERDYLSKTGENGRLHSLRKPFADPDSWALLASMGFIMEQLPPPPARILDLGCGGGWTSKFLAMRGYAVVGQDIAPDMVALAEENRDRSPDPLDLRFVQSDYETLPFDGEFDAAIFFDCLHHADDEVAAIRSAYRALKPGGILITHEPGEGHAAMPHSIEAMRQFGVNERDMPPHLIIRAGREVGFRDAHVFPMPDDVRKIFYMSRRAPLNPKRAIYRAYKALMMALRPDLTRSAIVVMEK, encoded by the coding sequence ATGACGAAGGATGCCGAGCGCGATTATCTGAGCAAGACGGGTGAAAACGGGCGCCTGCACTCGCTCCGCAAGCCCTTCGCCGATCCGGACAGCTGGGCGCTGCTGGCGTCGATGGGCTTCATCATGGAGCAATTGCCCCCGCCGCCCGCGCGCATCCTCGATCTGGGATGTGGGGGCGGCTGGACGAGCAAATTCCTCGCGATGCGCGGCTATGCGGTGGTCGGGCAGGATATCGCGCCCGACATGGTCGCGCTGGCCGAGGAAAATCGCGATCGCAGCCCCGATCCGCTCGATCTGCGGTTCGTGCAGAGCGATTATGAGACATTGCCCTTCGACGGGGAATTCGACGCCGCGATCTTCTTCGATTGCCTGCATCATGCGGATGATGAGGTTGCGGCGATCCGATCCGCCTATCGCGCGCTGAAGCCCGGCGGCATCCTGATCACGCATGAGCCGGGCGAGGGGCATGCCGCGATGCCCCATTCGATCGAGGCGATGCGGCAGTTCGGCGTCAACGAACGCGACATGCCGCCGCATCTGATCATCCGCGCGGGGCGCGAAGTCGGCTTCCGCGACGCCCACGTCTTTCCGATGCCCGACGATGTGCGCAAGATCTTCTACATGTCGCGCCGCGCGCCGCTGAACCCCAAGCGGGCGATCTACCGGGCGTATAAGGCGCTGATGATGGCGCTGCGCCCCGATCTGACGCGCAGCGCGATCGTGGTGATGGAGAAGTGA
- the secB gene encoding protein-export chaperone SecB codes for MADEQGADQGAEATFPNGADNEPQVMMIAQYVKDLSFENPNSPAIYQAPEQPKIDVQFNIGSQQAADDVFEVMLKIEVAATFGDTLGYAVELVYAGLFGLRNIPADQMQPFLFAEAPRLLFPFARRVVSDAIRDGNFSPLVLEPIDFGTLYLQQAAQQAELATAEPAGEA; via the coding sequence ATGGCCGACGAACAGGGCGCGGATCAGGGCGCCGAAGCGACGTTCCCCAACGGTGCGGATAACGAGCCGCAGGTGATGATGATCGCGCAGTACGTGAAGGATCTCTCGTTCGAGAACCCGAACTCGCCCGCTATCTATCAGGCGCCCGAACAGCCCAAGATCGACGTGCAGTTCAACATCGGTTCGCAGCAGGCGGCCGACGACGTGTTCGAAGTGATGCTGAAGATCGAGGTTGCGGCCACCTTCGGCGACACGCTCGGCTATGCGGTCGAACTGGTCTATGCCGGCCTCTTTGGCCTGCGCAACATCCCGGCCGATCAGATGCAGCCCTTCCTCTTCGCCGAAGCGCCGCGCCTGCTGTTCCCCTTCGCGCGCCGCGTGGTTTCGGATGCGATCCGCGACGGCAATTTCTCGCCGCTGGTGCTCGAGCCGATCGATTTCGGCACGCTCTACCTGCAGCAGGCGGCCCAGCAGGCCGAACTCGCCACCGCCGAACCGGCGGGCGAGGCCTGA
- a CDS encoding glycosyl transferase family protein: MIIDAALHALDFITHELMLFACVGLLIGGVDDLAIDCIWLFGVFRAWISGCKRPNTPAIDDLPVPRSPGRIAILIPAWDEQDVIGSMLRSAVDRIRHDDYRIYVGVYPNDPATIDAVRAVGSPHIRIVSGTLDGPTTKAECLNRCWHAVIEDEARDDVRLKAIVLHDAEDVIHPLKIALFDRLIETSDLVQIPVLPLADPRSPWISGHYIDEFAESHGKQMLVRERLGAGMPLAGVGCAIARDAVVALANARGGDPFDAASLTEDYEMGLRLKALGRSARFARIPGRRGGSPIATRAYFPSTIDAAVRQKTRWMIGIALAGWEKLGWTSDFAEGWMRMRDRRSVLAAIVLTAAYGGMLCASVQWLLGRPMEGGAIMPVLLAFNSLLLLWRVVMRAGFVAYAYGVRQGLLSVPRLFVGNLIAIASARRAVFAYARGPVAWDKTSHAFPAILPAE, encoded by the coding sequence ATGATCATCGATGCGGCGCTGCACGCGCTCGACTTCATCACGCACGAATTGATGCTGTTCGCCTGTGTGGGATTGCTGATCGGTGGTGTGGATGATCTTGCAATCGACTGCATTTGGTTGTTCGGCGTCTTCCGCGCTTGGATAAGCGGGTGCAAAAGACCCAATACTCCAGCGATCGATGACTTGCCCGTTCCCCGATCGCCCGGCCGCATCGCGATCCTGATCCCGGCGTGGGATGAGCAGGACGTGATCGGATCGATGCTGCGCAGCGCCGTCGATCGGATCCGGCACGACGACTATCGCATCTATGTCGGCGTCTATCCGAACGATCCCGCCACGATCGACGCGGTTCGCGCGGTCGGCAGCCCGCATATCCGCATCGTATCGGGCACGCTCGACGGCCCCACCACCAAGGCCGAATGCCTCAACCGCTGCTGGCATGCCGTGATCGAGGATGAAGCGCGCGACGATGTGCGTTTGAAGGCGATCGTGCTGCACGATGCCGAGGATGTGATCCATCCGCTCAAAATCGCCTTGTTCGATCGGCTGATCGAGACGAGCGACCTCGTCCAGATTCCTGTCCTGCCGCTGGCCGATCCGCGTTCCCCGTGGATATCGGGCCATTATATCGACGAGTTTGCGGAGTCGCACGGCAAGCAGATGCTGGTCCGCGAAAGGCTGGGCGCCGGCATGCCGCTCGCCGGGGTCGGTTGCGCCATTGCCCGCGATGCGGTGGTGGCGCTCGCCAATGCGCGCGGCGGCGATCCGTTCGACGCGGCGAGCCTGACCGAAGATTATGAAATGGGCCTGCGGCTGAAGGCGCTGGGCCGCAGCGCCCGCTTCGCGCGCATCCCTGGCCGCCGGGGCGGATCGCCGATCGCGACGCGCGCTTATTTCCCCAGCACGATCGACGCCGCCGTGCGGCAGAAGACCCGGTGGATGATCGGCATCGCGCTGGCGGGATGGGAAAAGCTCGGCTGGACCAGCGACTTCGCCGAAGGCTGGATGCGGATGCGCGATCGGCGATCGGTGCTGGCCGCGATCGTGCTGACGGCCGCCTATGGCGGGATGCTGTGCGCCTCGGTCCAATGGCTGCTTGGCCGGCCGATGGAGGGCGGCGCGATCATGCCCGTCCTGCTCGCGTTCAACAGCCTGTTGCTGCTCTGGCGCGTCGTGATGCGGGCGGGCTTCGTCGCTTATGCCTATGGCGTGCGGCAGGGTCTGCTGTCGGTGCCGCGCCTGTTCGTCGGCAATCTGATCGCGATCGCATCGGCGCGGCGTGCGGTGTTTGCCTATGCGCGCGGCCCGGTGGCGTGGGACAAGACGAGCCACGCCTTTCCCGCCATTCTGCCCGCCGAATGA
- a CDS encoding Smr/MutS family protein, with amino-acid sequence MTETVRPIRKRALPRPTPVLADPSVAPAIIAKAPKGRVPPVRAVTPKPLPPRDLTIDGLDGGWDRRLLKGLARPDRTLDLHGHTLATAHRAFDAGLRDALADGVRVLLLVTGRPPREADERRNGAARRGAIRGEVDSWIAASPHADRIAAVRGAHPRHGGAGALYLILRRPRG; translated from the coding sequence GTGACCGAAACCGTCCGGCCGATCCGCAAGCGCGCCTTGCCGCGCCCGACGCCGGTGCTGGCCGATCCCTCGGTTGCTCCCGCGATCATCGCCAAAGCGCCTAAGGGGCGCGTGCCGCCGGTTCGGGCGGTGACGCCTAAGCCGCTGCCGCCGCGCGACCTGACGATAGACGGGCTCGACGGCGGCTGGGACCGGCGGCTGCTGAAAGGATTGGCCCGGCCCGATCGCACGCTCGATCTGCATGGGCATACGCTGGCGACCGCGCATCGCGCCTTCGATGCCGGCTTGCGCGACGCGCTGGCCGATGGGGTGCGCGTGCTGCTGCTGGTGACGGGGCGGCCGCCGCGAGAGGCCGATGAGCGCCGCAATGGCGCCGCCCGGCGCGGCGCGATCCGCGGCGAGGTCGACAGCTGGATCGCGGCCAGCCCGCATGCCGATCGCATCGCAGCCGTACGCGGCGCGCATCCCCGCCACGGCGGGGCGGGCGCGCTCTACCTGATCCTGCGCCGCCCGCGCGGCTAA
- a CDS encoding murein transglycosylase A has translation MIRRFCLSVAGLATLSACATVVPQPGAPTHAPTHHAQPAPKPAPAPTAPAKPTTAAAAGISRGPAYAQLGVTPASASAALTAFRLSCPALMRRTDASGLTRSGDWNGACAAATGWPDSDAAGFFTAQFQTISVGDGQAFATGYYEPEIAGSREPRLGYEVPVYKKPSDLVEGDLGDFYPDLKGKKIRGRVQNGKLIPYHDRGAIEDGALKGRGLEIGYAADAVEFFFLQVQGSGRLRQPDGSVIRIGYDGQNGREYVGIGKLMRDRGLLGPGELSMQGVMAWLRAHPAEGDAIMRENKSFVFFRELTGPGPLGALNVAVTGRTTVAADPAFIPLGAPVVLSLDRTEANGLWVAQDTGGAIKGANRFDTFWGAGDDARRIAGGMSGRGKAWLLLPRASVDRLEAAGAAQARS, from the coding sequence GTGATCCGCCGCTTTTGTCTGAGCGTCGCGGGCCTCGCGACGCTCTCCGCCTGCGCGACTGTCGTGCCCCAGCCGGGTGCACCCACGCACGCGCCGACTCACCATGCGCAGCCCGCGCCGAAGCCCGCCCCCGCGCCGACGGCCCCGGCCAAGCCGACGACGGCCGCCGCCGCCGGCATTTCGCGCGGACCGGCTTATGCGCAACTGGGCGTGACGCCGGCTTCGGCCAGCGCCGCGCTTACCGCCTTCCGCCTGTCGTGCCCCGCGCTGATGCGGCGCACCGATGCGAGCGGGCTGACCCGTTCGGGCGACTGGAATGGCGCGTGCGCGGCCGCGACCGGATGGCCCGACAGCGATGCCGCCGGCTTCTTCACCGCGCAGTTCCAGACGATTTCGGTCGGCGACGGACAGGCTTTCGCCACCGGCTATTATGAGCCGGAGATCGCCGGATCGCGAGAGCCGCGCCTGGGTTATGAGGTGCCGGTCTATAAGAAGCCGTCCGATCTGGTCGAAGGCGATCTGGGCGATTTCTATCCCGATCTGAAGGGCAAGAAGATCCGCGGCCGCGTGCAGAACGGCAAGCTGATCCCCTATCATGATCGCGGCGCGATCGAGGATGGGGCGCTGAAGGGGCGCGGGCTGGAGATCGGCTATGCCGCCGACGCGGTCGAGTTCTTCTTCCTGCAGGTGCAGGGTTCGGGGCGGTTGCGCCAGCCCGACGGCAGCGTGATCCGCATCGGTTATGACGGGCAGAATGGCCGCGAATATGTCGGCATCGGCAAGCTGATGCGCGACCGCGGGCTGCTCGGCCCCGGCGAGCTTTCGATGCAGGGCGTGATGGCGTGGCTGCGCGCGCACCCGGCCGAAGGCGACGCGATCATGCGCGAGAATAAGAGCTTCGTCTTCTTTCGCGAACTCACCGGCCCCGGCCCGCTCGGCGCGCTCAATGTCGCGGTGACGGGGCGGACGACGGTGGCCGCCGATCCGGCCTTCATTCCGCTGGGCGCGCCCGTCGTGCTGTCGCTCGATCGCACCGAGGCGAACGGGCTGTGGGTCGCGCAGGATACGGGCGGCGCCATCAAGGGCGCGAACCGTTTCGACACCTTCTGGGGCGCGGGCGACGATGCGCGCCGGATCGCGGGCGGGATGAGCGGGCGCGGCAAGGCGTGGCTGCTGCTGCCGCGCGCGTCGGTCGATCGGCTGGAGGCCGCGGGTGCCGCGCAGGCGCGGTCCTGA
- the murJ gene encoding murein biosynthesis integral membrane protein MurJ, translating into MNLLRASATIGGLTLVSRVLGFLRDMLMARFVGAGFASDAFLIAWRLPNLFRALFAEGAFSAAFVPMFNRTVAEGDKENEGTGLAAGIRFAEDVLSVLLPILIVFTVIMMLAAGPIVYAMTGGFPDGGPEKFALATQYTRITFPYLMLISLVSLLGGILNSLNRFWVNAAAPILLNICLIVGLLFFRGASDVETARTQAIAVTVSGGLQLAWLILACWQAGVRLRIRLPRVSPEVKRLLKLIGPAALGAGAVQFNLLISTTLAARFLPEGSVSYLYYADRLNQLPLGLIGIGVGTAMLPSLSRQIGGGDHKAALDTQNRAIELVLLLTLPATAALMVSAMPLIRALLQHGVFTAADTIASAQALAAFSIGLPAYVLIKVLTPGFYARADTKTPVRIALVAMLVNLILNLVLIWPLGHVGLALSTAISAWVNAILLYATLRKRDHFAIDGRLRHTGLRLLAATALLTGMLLIANPFVDPWTGRSLIERVIALSLLIGAAFIVYFGAVFALGAYKLSTLKGQLRRRR; encoded by the coding sequence ATGAACCTGCTCCGCGCCTCGGCCACGATCGGCGGGCTGACGCTGGTCAGCCGCGTGCTCGGCTTCCTGCGCGACATGCTGATGGCGCGGTTTGTGGGTGCGGGCTTCGCCTCGGACGCTTTCCTGATCGCGTGGCGCCTGCCCAATCTGTTTCGCGCTTTGTTCGCGGAAGGCGCCTTTTCCGCCGCCTTCGTGCCGATGTTCAATCGCACGGTCGCGGAAGGCGACAAGGAGAATGAGGGCACCGGCCTCGCCGCGGGCATCCGCTTTGCGGAGGATGTGCTCTCGGTCCTGCTGCCGATCCTGATCGTCTTCACGGTCATCATGATGCTGGCGGCCGGGCCGATCGTCTATGCGATGACCGGCGGCTTCCCTGATGGCGGCCCCGAAAAGTTCGCGCTGGCGACCCAATATACGCGGATCACCTTCCCCTATCTGATGCTGATCAGCCTGGTGTCGCTGCTCGGCGGCATCCTCAATTCGCTCAACCGTTTCTGGGTGAATGCGGCCGCCCCGATCCTGCTCAACATCTGCCTGATCGTCGGCCTGCTGTTCTTCCGCGGGGCTAGCGATGTCGAAACCGCCCGGACGCAGGCGATCGCCGTCACCGTATCCGGCGGGCTCCAGCTCGCCTGGCTGATCCTCGCCTGCTGGCAGGCGGGCGTCCGCCTGCGCATCCGCCTGCCGCGCGTCAGCCCGGAGGTGAAGCGGCTCCTCAAACTCATCGGTCCGGCAGCGCTGGGCGCGGGCGCGGTGCAGTTCAACCTGCTGATCTCGACCACGCTCGCCGCGCGCTTCCTGCCCGAAGGGTCGGTGTCGTACCTCTATTATGCCGATCGACTGAATCAGCTCCCGCTCGGCCTGATCGGGATCGGCGTGGGCACCGCGATGCTGCCCAGCCTCTCGCGCCAGATCGGCGGCGGCGACCACAAGGCCGCGCTCGATACGCAGAATCGCGCGATCGAACTCGTCCTGCTCCTCACCCTCCCCGCGACCGCCGCTTTGATGGTCTCGGCAATGCCGCTGATCCGCGCCCTGCTCCAGCACGGCGTGTTCACCGCCGCCGACACGATCGCCAGCGCCCAGGCGCTCGCCGCCTTCTCGATCGGCCTGCCCGCCTACGTCCTGATCAAGGTGCTGACCCCCGGCTTCTACGCGCGGGCGGACACCAAGACGCCGGTGCGGATCGCCCTGGTCGCGATGCTGGTGAACCTGATCCTCAACCTCGTCCTGATCTGGCCGCTCGGCCATGTCGGCCTCGCGCTCTCGACCGCGATCTCGGCCTGGGTGAACGCGATCCTGCTCTACGCGACACTACGCAAGCGCGACCATTTCGCGATCGACGGCCGCCTGCGCCACACCGGCCTGCGCCTGCTCGCCGCGACCGCGTTGCTCACCGGCATGCTCCTGATCGCCAACCCGTTCGTCGATCCGTGGACCGGCCGCAGCCTGATCGAGCGCGTGATCGCCCTCTCCCTCCTGATCGGCGCGGCGTTCATCGTCTATTTCGGCGCGGTATTCGCGCTGGGCGCCTACAAGCTGTCGACGCTCAAGGGGCAGCTGCGCCGACGGCGCTAA